Genomic DNA from Labilibaculum sp. DW002:
TTTTAGGTGAAAAGGTAAATGAATTACCTGCTGCAGGATTACTTTTTCCGCTAAGTTTACGCCAAAATGATAAAGAAGAGCCGGTTGTAAGAACAATTCATGGTGTTAATGATGAGGATCAGAGTTTGGTGTTTGCGGGGAATATTCCTGAAGGGTCATATGTGAAATTGATGAAAGCAAATGTAGATCGATTGATTAATGGAGCTGAGTTATCCGCTGAAGCAAGTATTGAAATGATTGGTAAAGGAGAATCTGAATTGGCTATATTAATAAGTTGTGTTGGCCGCAGGTTGGTTTTAAAACAATTGGTTGAAGAGGAAGTTGAGGCGGTGTCGGAGGTGCTTGGAAATCAGGCTAAAATCACTGGTTTTTATTCTTATGGTGAGATTGCACCATTTAAAGATGGAAGCGCCTCTGTATTGCATAATCAAACCATGACAGTTACTACATTTTCAGAAAAATAGATTGTATGCATCGATTATTAAAAAGACAAATTCGGAAGTATTTATCTATAGAACAGGAAGGGCAACTTTCTGAATTTTTAAATGCAGTGGATGAGGCATATCTCGGGTTTGATTCTGATTTAGGACATTTGGAGAATATTCTGGAAAAAAGTTCTCAAGAGCTTTTTAAAGCAAATCAAGAGTTGAAAAAGGCGGTGGTTTCTAAGACGGAAGAGATTGAAAAAACACATTCGAAACTAGAATCTGTTGTGAATAATGTTAACGAAGTGATATTTCAAACCAATTCGGAAGGTGAATGGATTTATTTAAATCCAATGTGGGAGAAAATTACTGGCTTTAAGATAGATAGCAGTATTGGTCGTAAAACATTTGATTTTATTCACCCTTTGGATATTGAAGGGTGTAAAAATAAAGTTCGAGAGTTAATCTCAGGTGGAATTCATCGTGGGTTTAATGAGCTTAGACTGTTAACCAATGAAGGAAGTTTTGTTTGGTGTGAGTTGACGGTAAGAGCAACATCTGATGTGGATGGAAATATTAATGGGCTTACAGGAACATTTAAAGATATTTCAGAGCGAAAGAGATTGGAACTTGAGAACAAGAAAAATGAAGAAAAGTATAAGTTAATATTTGAAAAGTCATCGGTTGCATACTTGGTAATTAAGAAAGCACAATTTATAGAATGTAATCAAGCTTGTTTGGATCTGTTCGGTGTAAAAAAACGTGAAGATTTTCTTTTAAGAAATGTATTGGATTTTTCTCCAGAGTTTCAGCCAGATGGCTTGCTTTCTGAAGTAAAAGCAATGGAAATGATTCAGAAGGGGAAATCTAATGGCTTTAATAAGTTTGATTGGATACATAAAAAAGAAGATGGAACGGAATTTCCAGTTGAGGTTGCCCTTAACTCTGTTAATTTAATGGATGGTAATGTATTATTTGTTGTTCTTAATGACCTAATGGAGCGCAAAGCGGTAGAACAAGAATTAATATTAGCGAAAGAGAAGGCCGAAGATGCAACGTCGGCTAAAGCTCAATTCTTATCGACAATGTCGCATGAAATTCGAACACCGATGAATGCGGTGATAGGTGTTACCCACCTACTTTCAGAAGATGACCCTCGAGAAGATCAAATTCAGAATCTAAACATTTTAAAGTTGTCAGCAGATAACCTAATGACTTTAATTAATGACATTCTTGATTTTAGTAAGATTGAAGCTGGACGAGTTGATTTAGAGGCTGTAGACTTTAATTTTAGAAGTTTAGTAGGAAATATTGCTTCTGGTTTTAAAGTTAAATCAAAAGAGAAAGGTTTAGATCTGATTGTTGATGTTGATCCTAAAATTCCTGCACATGTAATTGGTGATCCGATGCGAATTTCGCAGGTGTTGAATAATTTATGCTCGAATGCGATAAAATTTACGGAAAAAGGTTCTGTGAAAATTAAAGTGGTATTTTTAGGTGTAGATAAGAACATAGTGAACTTACAGTTTCAGGTAAGCGATACGGGAATTGGAATCCCAATGAATAAGCAAGATCAAATATTTAATTCTTTTTCTCAGGCTGATTCTAATACGACGAGAATATATGGCGGAACAGGATTGGGTTTAACGATCTCAAAAAAACTAATTGAGATAATGAATGGTTCTATTTCTGTAGAGAGTTTGCCTGAAAAGGGAACTACTTTTATGGTGAATTTAGATCTTTCGATTAGTCATAAATCTATGCCAAAAGTCGGTTTTACGACAGAGAGTATAAAAGATATTGATAAGGTAAAAGGTCTGCATGTATTGGTAGCTGAAGACAATGAAATGAATATTTTAATCATTAAGCAATTTTTGAAAAAGTGGGAGATAAGTTATGAAATTGCTATGAATGGTCAGATCGCATTTGATAAAGTTAAAACTGGTAATTTCGATATGGTTTTGATGGATTTACAAATGCCAATTATGGATGGATATCATACTACAATTAACATACGTAAGTTAAAAGAAGAGAGGTTTGTGAAGCTTCCAATACTTGCAATTACGGCTTCTGCATTTAGTGAAATCAG
This window encodes:
- a CDS encoding PAS domain-containing hybrid sensor histidine kinase/response regulator, whose translation is MHRLLKRQIRKYLSIEQEGQLSEFLNAVDEAYLGFDSDLGHLENILEKSSQELFKANQELKKAVVSKTEEIEKTHSKLESVVNNVNEVIFQTNSEGEWIYLNPMWEKITGFKIDSSIGRKTFDFIHPLDIEGCKNKVRELISGGIHRGFNELRLLTNEGSFVWCELTVRATSDVDGNINGLTGTFKDISERKRLELENKKNEEKYKLIFEKSSVAYLVIKKAQFIECNQACLDLFGVKKREDFLLRNVLDFSPEFQPDGLLSEVKAMEMIQKGKSNGFNKFDWIHKKEDGTEFPVEVALNSVNLMDGNVLFVVLNDLMERKAVEQELILAKEKAEDATSAKAQFLSTMSHEIRTPMNAVIGVTHLLSEDDPREDQIQNLNILKLSADNLMTLINDILDFSKIEAGRVDLEAVDFNFRSLVGNIASGFKVKSKEKGLDLIVDVDPKIPAHVIGDPMRISQVLNNLCSNAIKFTEKGSVKIKVVFLGVDKNIVNLQFQVSDTGIGIPMNKQDQIFNSFSQADSNTTRIYGGTGLGLTISKKLIEIMNGSISVESLPEKGTTFMVNLDLSISHKSMPKVGFTTESIKDIDKVKGLHVLVAEDNEMNILIIKQFLKKWEISYEIAMNGQIAFDKVKTGNFDMVLMDLQMPIMDGYHTTINIRKLKEERFVKLPILAITASAFSEIRKKVLEAGMNDFVTKPINPDELFAKIEKYVN